The sequence below is a genomic window from Ignavibacteriales bacterium.
GGTTCTAAGCCGGTTTGTTTTTAAGGAATCTAAGGCAAGCAGAAAGAGTTGTCTAATCTTCATTTTATCCCCCTGGATAATAATCTGAATATCATTGAGTATTCAACTAAAATATCATCAAAAAAATTCTTACAGTGAAATTAAAGAATTTTTTTGGAGCAGTAAACTACCGAAAAAAATTATTCGTACCTGAGAGCTTCTATCGGATCAAGATTTGCAGCTTTATATGCAGGATAAGTTCCGAATAAAACACCTACAAATACACAAAGTGATAAACCAATCATAACCCAGTCATAAGGAATTGCAGTTTGTGCATTCAGCAATCCACCGGCAAGATTACCTATACTCACACCGATAATTATTCCGATCAATCCGCCGAGTATACATAGTGTTATGGCTTCAATTAAAAATTGGGCAAGTATATTTATTTTTTTTGCACCGATAGCTTTTCTTATACCAATTTCTCTCGTTCTTTCAGTAACTGATACAAGCATAATATTCATTATACCAACGCCGGCGGCTAATAAGGCTATAATCGATACAACGAGCGCACCTATTTTAACTCCACCTGTAATTTCATTTATTTGTCCGATTATGGATTCATTGCTGAAAATATCAAAATCATTTTCTTCACCTGCTCCGACTTTTCTTATTGTTCTCATATAACCAATTGCAGCTTCGATCGTTGCATCATAGTCCTGTTTGCTGTAAGACATAACAGTTATGTTAACGCTCCGGCTTCGTTTTCCGTAAATGGATTGAAATGTTGTGATAGGCATTACAATATAATTGTCACGGCTTTCACCGAATAGCTGCGGCTGTTTTTCAAGCACACCGATAACCTGCATAGGTTTTCCATCAACTCTTATAACCTGGTTAACAGGACTGACAGAAGTAAAAAGTTTTTCAACTATATCTTGTCCTATTAGGCAAACATCATTTGAATATTCGATGTCAGTTTCTCTAAAGTCCCTTCCGAATTCAACTATCCAGTTGTTTGTTTGAACTGCACCTGTGGTAACACCGGCTATCTGGATATTCGGATTTGTTTCTTTGTTTCCAAACTTGATTACTTTACCAAACTGCCATTGTTCTGCACCAATGTGTTTAGCTTGCGTTAGCAGACCAGTCAGTCTTTGATAATCTTCGAGTGTGATATCTTTTCTGTTTCTGAATCGATCCCTTGAACCGGGACCACCGCCCTGCATGACAGGCCATTTCTGAATTTGAAATGTATTTTTGTTTAGCTGCGAAACACCATTTTCAATACTCGATTGAAGCATGGTTATGATCGTCATAATAACAATGATTGAAAATATACCGACAACTACACCAAGTACAGTTAACATAGTCCTGAGACGGTTGGTCTTAAGCGACTCCAACGACATTGTGATCACTTGTTGAAATTTCATATTCACCTCATCCTGGTTACATTGTCAAAAGATTATTTTACTCATATCGCAACGCATCTACCGGATCCATTTTAGCTGCTGTGTATGCGGGCGCAAACCCTGCTACTACACCGGTAATTATAGAAATTATAATTGCAATAAATACCGAATCATATTGAACAGAGGTAGGAATAAACTGGTTTACCATCATGCTTAATAATACTGCGAACAGAAGTCCAACAAGTCCACCCATCAAACATATTGTTGAAGATTCAAAGATAAACTGACCGAGTATAGTTCGTCGCTTAGCCCCGATCGCTTTCCTTAGTCCAATCTCTTTGGTTCTTTCTTTTACTGAAACGAACATTATGTTCATGATTCCAATTGCGCCGACGAAAAGTGAAAGTCCTGTGATGAACAAACCTGCTATCTGTATAACACCTACAA
It includes:
- a CDS encoding ABC transporter permease; the protein is MKFQQVITMSLESLKTNRLRTMLTVLGVVVGIFSIIVIMTIITMLQSSIENGVSQLNKNTFQIQKWPVMQGGGPGSRDRFRNRKDITLEDYQRLTGLLTQAKHIGAEQWQFGKVIKFGNKETNPNIQIAGVTTGAVQTNNWIVEFGRDFRETDIEYSNDVCLIGQDIVEKLFTSVSPVNQVIRVDGKPMQVIGVLEKQPQLFGESRDNYIVMPITTFQSIYGKRSRSVNITVMSYSKQDYDATIEAAIGYMRTIRKVGAGEENDFDIFSNESIIGQINEITGGVKIGALVVSIIALLAAGVGIMNIMLVSVTERTREIGIRKAIGAKKINILAQFLIEAITLCILGGLIGIIIGVSIGNLAGGLLNAQTAIPYDWVMIGLSLCVFVGVLFGTYPAYKAANLDPIEALRYE